Proteins from a single region of Electrophorus electricus isolate fEleEle1 chromosome 5, fEleEle1.pri, whole genome shotgun sequence:
- the LOC118241312 gene encoding uncharacterized protein LOC118241312 — protein MESSLASRQQSPPSLIWSKRVSVLTSSVKVNLHDDATFPSTQTCSGLVTWTVSHKQHDILAQCDRISCQSKEGFYMSHDQYLKGDLSLTITDVDYTKRTWYTCECGGVDICAMSLGIEALSSSVWIKSNENLVLDLPISESVKVMYNSTGAAAPSSGQICTVAGSSLQCKDEYTQRASLISAVELRETAPSDSGVYTIWDTSNEEVIHTYTVTVDDC, from the exons ATGGAAAGCAGTCTGGCTTCAAGGCAGCAAAGTCCTCCATCACTGATCTGGTCTAAAAGGG TATCTGTATTGACCTcttcagtaaaggtgaatcttcatgatGATGCTACTTTCCCCTCCACTCAGAcatgttctggtctggtcacgTGGACTGTGTCCCATAAACAAcatgacattctggctcagtgtgacCGGATATCCTGTCAGTCAAAGGAGGGATTTtacatgtcccatgatcagtacctgaagggagatctctccctcaccatcactgatgttgattacactaagaggacctGGTACACCTGTGAGTGTGGTGGTGTAGACATCTGTGCTATGAGCCTAGGGATAGAGG cattgAGTTCTTCAGTTTGGATCAAGTCCAATGAAAATCTGGTGCTGGATTTGCCCATATCAGAGTCAGTGAAGGTGATgtataacagcacaggtgcagctgctccctctagtggacagatctgCACAGTGGCTGGAAGCTCATTACAATGTAAAGATGAATACACCCAGAGAGCATCTCTTATCTCTGCTGTTGAGCTCAGAGAAACAGcaccatctgatagtggagtttacaCGATCTGGGACACCAGCAATGAAGAggtcattcacacatacacagttactGTTGACG ACTGTTAA
- the LOC118241313 gene encoding uncharacterized protein LOC118241313, producing the protein MCDAGDTGNTEDVRISVLTSSVKVNLHDDATFPSTQTCSGLVTWTVSHKQHDILAQCDRISCQSKEGFYMSHDQYLKGDLSLTITDVDYTKRTWYTCECGGVDICAMSLGIEALSSSVWIKSNENLVLDLPISESVKVMYNSTGAAAPSSGQICTVAGSSLQCKDEYTQRASLISAVELRETAPSDSGVYTIWDTSNEEVIHTYTVTVDEVQPCPDESSTVTVLAVLLALMGAGLVAAGLVIVQLRKKISSSRKEPAHHRNFVLVPKPRSPRVALLPTNSTPAADTFDASRQIGLVPVLRENEVDVYFPIFERIAASLRWPNDL; encoded by the exons ATGTGTGATGCAGGTGACACGGGCAACACAGAGGACGTCAGAA TATCTGTATTGACCTcttcagtaaaggtgaatcttcatgatGATGCTACTTTCCCCTCCACTCAGAcatgttctggtctggtcacgTGGACTGTGTCCCATAAACAAcatgacattctggctcagtgtgacCGGATATCCTGTCAGTCAAAGGAGGGATTTtacatgtcccatgatcagtacctgaagggagatctctccctcaccatcactgatgttgattacactaagaggacctGGTACACCTGTGAGTGTGGTGGTGTAGACATCTGTGCTATGAGCCTAGGGATAGAGG cattgAGTTCTTCAGTTTGGATCAAGTCCAATGAAAATCTGGTGCTGGATTTGCCCATATCAGAGTCAGTGAAGGTGATgtataacagcacaggtgcagctgctccctctagtggacagatctgCACAGTGGCTGGAAGCTCATTACAATGTAAAGATGAATACACCCAGAGAGCATCTCTTATCTCTGCTGTTGAGCTCAGAGAAACAGcaccatctgatagtggagtttacaCGATCTGGGACACCAGCAATGAAGAggtcattcacacatacacagttactGTTGACG aagtCCAGCCATGTCCAGATGAGAGCTCCACAGTGACGGTGTTGGCGGTGCTCCTGGCTCTGATGGGGGCAGGGCTTGTGGCAGCAGGGCTGGTGATTGTgcagctgaggaaaaaaatcagCAGCTCCAGAAAGGAG CCAGCCCATCACAGGAATTTTGTTCTGGTCCCTAAACCACGCTCTCCTCGAGTGGCCTTGCTCCCAACCAACTCTACTCCCGCTGCTGACACTTTTGATGCCAGTCGTCAAATTGGCCTTGTGCCTGTTCTCAGGGAAAATGAGGTGGACGTCTATTTTCCGATATTTGAGCGCATTGCGGCGTCTCTGAGATGGCCTAATGACCTATAG